The genome window TTGACCTCTCACGGACATCTCACACTCTTGGCTGTAGTCGCATCGACGATTGCGGAACCGTCTGAAGTGCCATTTCAAAAGCAACGACTTTACGAACAGTATACCGATCTCGCGGTCGCGACCGACCGTGATCCTCTCGGCGGCAGGGCGTTTCACAATCACTTAGCCGAACTCTCGATGCTCGGGATTCTCGATCGAACGAAGCGTAACGAAGGCAGGAGTGGTGGGATATACTACGAATATCAGGTCGATGTTTCGATCGATGGTGCGCTTTCGACACTGGACAATTTGCATTTGAGCGGTAGTCTGAACCTCGACTCACTCTGGGAAACCGCGGAGGAGCAGGGGCTCGTGTAACCGTCGAAATAGTCGGAGTAGGATTCACCACACACCACCCATTCAAACGTTTCCCACCTCGCGTTTGATATCTATTTTGGCGGCTCTAATGGTCTAAACTGCCGGTCTTCACGTGCAACGGTGGAGTGTCTTATCGACGAGTTCGAACCAATAATTCCGCTATTCGTTTCGAGACCGCTGCTCCCACCGCGGTCCGGCACGACTCGAGAGCACCATCCCAACAACACCGAACCCGATTCCGGCCACCCCCAGTGCCACCGCAACGCTCCCAGTGGGCGGCACCACGACGAACCCGGTCACCAGCGTTGGAACGAGCGCGACCCCCACCCCGAGCGTGAACAGCGAGAACCGCACGGCGTCGAAGAGGAACTCGTTGGGATCGAAGCCGGCGATGTAGACGGTCAGCCCGTAGTAGTACAGCGCGTAGCCCGCCAGCAGGATCGCGCCGACGACCGCGTCGACGAGCGTCGCTTCGAACCAGATCACGGCCGCGAGGTACGGCACCGCGACCGTCGGTGCGCCGACGAGGACGAACGCGACCCGTTTCGCCCGGAAGACGTCGTCGATCGAGACGGGGTAGGCGAGGTAGGCCTCGAGCGAGTCGAACTGGGTCAGCCAGTTGTACGTCGTAAACGCGGTCAGTCCCAGCACGCCGCCGAAGAAGATGCCCGGCGCCGGCGCGATCCCGGTGATCGAGTCGACGACGCCGACGAGCGCGGCCACCAGCGCCAGCAGGATGGCCGCGGAGACGAACGGTTTCATGACGCCGCCGGACGACCGGGCCAGATCGAGCAGTGTTTTCGAGACGAGCGCGCTGTCGGCGCCGATCGCCTCCACGGGAAGCGCGTCGCTGAGGCGGGCGAACCGATCGCTGGCGGTCCGCGACGGCCGGCCGTAGGTCGGATCGTACAGGGCGAGCGACGCCGCGCCGACGACTCCGGTTCCGACCGCCAGTCTGAGCACACTGGCTGGTCCCCCCTCGATCGGCACGAACGCGTTCCAGACGGCCCCGCCGGTTCCCGTCAGCCACGCCGCGCCGGCGACGACGACGATCGCGCCGGCGATAGCCCACGTCGGCACGTCGCGGGTCCGGACCGCGATCAGCGCGACAGTCAGAGCCATCCCGGCGGCGAACGCCAGCGACAGCGAGAGCCACAGCGCCCCCACCGCGGCCGGCGCCGCTGCGAGACGGTCGACCAGTACGGCGTTCGAAAGCGCCATCGGCAGGACGAACGCGACCGCATAGAACAGCGCGTCCTTCAACAGGAAAACGCCCAGCAGGCGCCGCCGGGACAGCGGAAGCGTCGTTGACGACGAGAGGATCAGCGAGAGTTCGCCGAACACGTTCTCGAGCATGTCGGAACCCGCAAACCCGGCGGTCCCGCTGTAGAGACCGAAGCCGAGCGCGAGGACGTGAAGCCCCGTCAGAATCGTCCCGTCCGCGGTCCCCGTCTCCCGTAGGGCGACCGTCGCCCCCACCGCGAGGGCGGCGATGACCCCCGGGAAGAGCGCGAACCGCCAGCCGCCGAACAGCTGGGTGTGCAGCCGCCACTCCTCGCGGAAGAGCACGCCCAGCAGCCGCCGCGTCGAGGGTCCCGATCGGTCGGTCGTCGCCCCGCTCATGCGTCGATCTGCTCGAGCGAGGGCAGGTCTCGAGCGTCCTCGCTCTCGACGCGCTCGAGGAACACCTCGAGGAGCGATTCGTCGTTGCCGGTCTCGCCACCCACACCGTCGCCGTCTCCGGTGAGCGACCGCTCGGTCACGATTTGACCGTCGGCGACGATGCCGACCCGCGTACAGATCTCCTCGGCGACGTCGATGTTGTGCGTCGAGACGAAGACGGCGTTGTCGCCGGCGGCGTAGGAGACGAGGAAGCGCTTGACCTGCTCCTGGACCAGTGGATCGAGGTTCGCCAGCGGCTCGTCGATGAAGACCACGTCGGGCTCGTGGAGGAACGCCTGCGTGATCATCACCTTCTGCTGTTGGCCCCGCGAGAGGTCCGTGTGAAGCGTGTCGAGTTTGTTCTCGAAGCCGAGCCGCCGGGCCCAGTCGGCCGTCCGCTCGGCGACTCGGTCGGAATCGAGGCCGCGAACGTCCCCGACGAACTCGAGGTACTCCCGCGGCGTGAGGAAGCTCGGCGGCGACTGTTGCTCCGGCAGGATCCCGACTCGCTCCCTGGTTTCGATCGGTTCGGTCGCCGGATCGGTCTCGAGAACACGAACCGTCCCCGCGTCCGGCTGAATCTGGCCCGTCAGCGTTCTGATCGTGGTCGTCTTGCCCGCGCCGTTGGGGCCGAGAAACCCGTACAACTCCCCGCGCTCGACGGTGAAACTCATGTCGGCCACCGCCTCGACGGCTCCGTAGGACTTCCCCAGCCCGTCTACCCGAATTGCACCCATTGAACGTCGATCCGTTCTCAGGAATTGATATTAATTGTGTTGGTAGGAGAATAGTAACACGGTCGCCAAACCGACGGTTTCGCTCGAGCGGCCGCTGTTGCCGCTCAGAACTCAGTTCCGCGCCGCGCCCGCTGGCCGTCGTCGATCGGGTGTTTCACTTTTCGAACGTTCGTGATAAGATCGGCGCGGTCCTCGAGGTACGTCGGCTCCGCGTGGCTCCCAGAGAGCACCAACTCGAGGCCGTCGGGTTTCGCGTCGATGAGGCCGTGGACGTCGTCCTCCGAGAGCAGGCCGCGATCCGCGGCGTAGAGCACCTCGTCGAGAATCAGCATGTGCATTCCCGCTTCCGGCTCCGCGTCGAGACTGATCGGCGCGCCGAGGTCGGTCTCCCCGGCCGCCTCGAGCAACTCGTGGGCGCGCTCGAGGCCCGCCTGGGCCTGGGCCGCGTGATCTTCCTCGTCGCTGCCGTCTTCCATCCCGTGCCAGCCGTAGTGGCCGAGGTTCTCGTAGCTGATCCCCGGCAGCGCTGCGATGGCGTTGTACTCGCCGCGGACGGCGTCGACGCTCGAGGCGCCGCCCTTCATGAACTGGAGCATGTGCACGCGGTAGCCGTGACCCGCGGCGCGCATTCCCATGCCGAGCGTGGCCGTCGTCTTCCCCTTCCCGTCGCCCCACCAGACCTGTACGAGGCCGAACTCCTCGGGCGCCGCGGGTTCGATCCGTTCCGGTTCGGGCGTCCGTCCCTGTCCCGGTGTGTTCTCGACCGTCGAGTCGGGCGTCTCGTCGCTCATACGCGGCCCGTCGGGCCGATCCTACATGTAGTTGACCCACCCGTCGCGGCTCGCGGCCGACACATCCGGTGCTTTCGGGACCAAACGTGTCTTTAGGCTTCGCTTCTAACGTGGTCGCAGTCCATGCCACTCGAGTTCTCATCGTCCGAGGACGCCGCCGATCTCGCGGGCGTCGTTGCCGCGCTGGACGATGCTGACTGCCGGGAGATCATCGCGATTCTCGAGGCGCCCAAGACCGTTCCCGAGATCGCCGAAGCGGTCGATCTCCCCCTCTCGACGACCTATCGAAAACTCGATCGGCTGACCGACGCCGGACTCGCCAGCGAGACCGTCGGCGTTCGACGGGGTCGCCACCACGCGTCGCGGTACGTAGCGACGTTCGATCACATCGGTATCGGCCTCGACGACAACCACGAGTTCCGCGTCGATATCGACTGCTCGAACGACCAGTCGCTCGGCATCTGGTCGAACGTGCACGAGGAGTTTTGAGCGTAAGCGCGCCGGTCTCCAGTCTCGATCCGATCCTGTCTGACGGGCCGTCGACGGCTCGACAAACGACGCGAGACCCGCGCCTGTCGTCGACCCACCGTCGTTAGGGACGCCGTTTACTCCGCTGGCGACCCCAGTCTCGACCGATGCCAGACGTTGCCGTACTCGGCGGCGGAATCGGCGGTCTCACCGCGGCCCAGGAACTCGCCGAGCGGGGGCTCGAGGTGACGGTCTTCGAGGCCACCGATCGCTTCGGGGGCAAGGCGCGATCGATTCCGATCGACGACGGACCGGCGCCGTTACACGGCGAACACGGCTTCCGGTTCTTTCCGGCGTTCTACCGCCACGTCATCGACACGATGGATCGCATCCCGGACGGCGACGGCACCGTCGCGGACAACCTCGTCGAGACCGAAGCGACCCTCGTCGCGAGCGAGACCGGCCCGGGGCGGATCGCCGATACCCGAACGCCGGACACCGTGAGGGGCTGGCTCGAGGCGCTGCGCCCGGCGTTCGCCGAGGACCTGCCCGCCGACGACGTTCGGTTCCTGCTCGAGCGGCTCCTGTACTTCCTGTCCGCCTGCGAGCGGCGTCGAATCGAGGAGTTCGACGACATCTCGTGGTGGGAGTTCATCGACGCTGAGAACCGCTCGCAGGCGCTTCGCGACCGCCTCGCCTTCGCGACGCAGTCGCTGGTCGCGTTGCGCCCGCAGGTCGGCAGCGCCAGGACGATCGGCGCAATCTACCTGCAGTTGCTGTTCGGCCAACTCGATCCGACCCGCCCCACGGAACGGATCCTGAACGCGCCGACCAGCGCGGCCTGGATCGATCCGTGGGTGTGCCACCTCGAGTCCCTCGGCGTCGAATTTTGGCCGAACATGCCGATTCGGCGACTCGAGTTCAATGGTCGCCGCGTCACCGGCGCCCTCGTCGGCTCCGAGCGCGACGCCGACGGGCCGTCTCCCGAGCGGATCGAGGCCGACGACTACGTCCTCGCCGTCCCCGTCGACGTCGCGCCCCGGCTGCTCACTCCCGAACTGACCCGAACCGCGCCCGCACTCGGCCGGATCGAGCGCCTCGACACCGCCTGGATGAACGGGATCCAGTTCTACCTGACCGAAGACGTCGCGCTGTCGCGGGGCCACCAGGTCTACGCCGACGCTCCGTGGGCGCTGACGTCGATCTCCCAGCGCCAGTTCTGGTCGGGATCGGACTACGACCTCGAGGACCGCGACGACGAGGTCGCGGGCGTCCTCTCGGTGATTGCCTCCGACTGGGAGACGCCGGGAATCCTGTACGAGAAGCCAGCCAGACGGTGCAGCCGCGAGGAGATCGCCGCGGAAGTCTGGGAACAGCTGAAAACCCACCTGAACGGACCCGACGAGCGGCTGCGAGACGACATGCTCGTCGACTGGTTCCTCGACCCGGCGATCGTCGAGACCGGCGGTGCGTCGGAGACGCAACGGGAAGACGGCGACGCCGTCGCCACCGGTGTCGAGAACCGCTCGCCGCTGTTGATCAATACTGTCGGCTCGCTGCGGAATCGGCCGCCCGCCGACGTCGGCGTTTCGAACCTCGCGCTGGCCGGCGACTACATCCGAACGAACGCCGATCTGGCCTCCATGGAATCGGCCAACGAGGCCGGTCGCCGCGCGGCCAACGCCGTCCTCGAGCGCCGCGGCGTCCGCGCGTCGCCGGCGCGAATCTGGGATCTCGAGGAACCCGTCGTCTTCGACCCGCTCAAACGGGAGGATCGGGTTCGCTACCGGCTCGGACTCCCGCATCCAGCAGAAGTGACCCAGTCGTTGCGGACGGTCACGCGCGGGCTCGTCGGCGGTCGCTGACGCGATTCTATAGGTCGCGGCCGATACCGACGTGTCAGCGACCGGCACCGACGAGATCCGCGTCAGTCGGCCCCTGCCCGTCGAACTCGCGGACGTACTCGTCGAGTGTCGACGGATCCGACGCGCCCGGGAGTTCGGTCGTCGCGGTGGCCGA of Haloterrigena salifodinae contains these proteins:
- a CDS encoding ABC transporter ATP-binding protein encodes the protein MGAIRVDGLGKSYGAVEAVADMSFTVERGELYGFLGPNGAGKTTTIRTLTGQIQPDAGTVRVLETDPATEPIETRERVGILPEQQSPPSFLTPREYLEFVGDVRGLDSDRVAERTADWARRLGFENKLDTLHTDLSRGQQQKVMITQAFLHEPDVVFIDEPLANLDPLVQEQVKRFLVSYAAGDNAVFVSTHNIDVAEEICTRVGIVADGQIVTERSLTGDGDGVGGETGNDESLLEVFLERVESEDARDLPSLEQIDA
- a CDS encoding cob(I)yrinic acid a,c-diamide adenosyltransferase; amino-acid sequence: MSDETPDSTVENTPGQGRTPEPERIEPAAPEEFGLVQVWWGDGKGKTTATLGMGMRAAGHGYRVHMLQFMKGGASSVDAVRGEYNAIAALPGISYENLGHYGWHGMEDGSDEEDHAAQAQAGLERAHELLEAAGETDLGAPISLDAEPEAGMHMLILDEVLYAADRGLLSEDDVHGLIDAKPDGLELVLSGSHAEPTYLEDRADLITNVRKVKHPIDDGQRARRGTEF
- a CDS encoding helix-turn-helix domain-containing protein, which codes for MPLEFSSSEDAADLAGVVAALDDADCREIIAILEAPKTVPEIAEAVDLPLSTTYRKLDRLTDAGLASETVGVRRGRHHASRYVATFDHIGIGLDDNHEFRVDIDCSNDQSLGIWSNVHEEF
- a CDS encoding hydroxysqualene dehydroxylase; this encodes MPDVAVLGGGIGGLTAAQELAERGLEVTVFEATDRFGGKARSIPIDDGPAPLHGEHGFRFFPAFYRHVIDTMDRIPDGDGTVADNLVETEATLVASETGPGRIADTRTPDTVRGWLEALRPAFAEDLPADDVRFLLERLLYFLSACERRRIEEFDDISWWEFIDAENRSQALRDRLAFATQSLVALRPQVGSARTIGAIYLQLLFGQLDPTRPTERILNAPTSAAWIDPWVCHLESLGVEFWPNMPIRRLEFNGRRVTGALVGSERDADGPSPERIEADDYVLAVPVDVAPRLLTPELTRTAPALGRIERLDTAWMNGIQFYLTEDVALSRGHQVYADAPWALTSISQRQFWSGSDYDLEDRDDEVAGVLSVIASDWETPGILYEKPARRCSREEIAAEVWEQLKTHLNGPDERLRDDMLVDWFLDPAIVETGGASETQREDGDAVATGVENRSPLLINTVGSLRNRPPADVGVSNLALAGDYIRTNADLASMESANEAGRRAANAVLERRGVRASPARIWDLEEPVVFDPLKREDRVRYRLGLPHPAEVTQSLRTVTRGLVGGR